Proteins found in one Magnolia sinica isolate HGM2019 chromosome 5, MsV1, whole genome shotgun sequence genomic segment:
- the LOC131246126 gene encoding uncharacterized protein LOC131246126 isoform X1 has product MGFGYLGLDVLHYRFRGWTQAGQGQRRSREVADAANSTMVGVIELDSEKVQLLCDAANEEVDEKNKDQIANFLCPGNYVVSGGVKAVEAKAKSFKARMMVNCS; this is encoded by the exons ATGGGTTTTGGATATCTTGGATTAGATGTTCTGCATTACAGGTTTCGAGGATGGACTCAGGCTGGTCAAGGTCAGAGGAGAAGCCGT gaAGTTGCAGATGCTGCTAACAGTACTATGGTTGGTGTCATAGAACTAGATTCAGAAAAGGTCCAGCTGCTATGCGATGCAGCTAATGAAGAAGTAGATGAGAAAAATAAAGATCAAATTGCAAACTTCCTCTGTCCA GGTAACTATGTTGTTTCTGGAGGTGTGAAAGCAGTGGAAGCTAAGGCAAAGTCATTTAAGGCTCGAATGATGGTTAATTGCTCCTAG
- the LOC131246126 gene encoding uncharacterized protein LOC131246126 isoform X2, with product MDSGWSRSEEKPCRWASKLAQWEVADAANSTMVGVIELDSEKVQLLCDAANEEVDEKNKDQIANFLCPGNYVVSGGVKAVEAKAKSFKARMMVNCS from the exons ATGGACTCAGGCTGGTCAAGGTCAGAGGAGAAGCCGTGTAGGTGGGCATCTAAGCTGGCTCAATGG gaAGTTGCAGATGCTGCTAACAGTACTATGGTTGGTGTCATAGAACTAGATTCAGAAAAGGTCCAGCTGCTATGCGATGCAGCTAATGAAGAAGTAGATGAGAAAAATAAAGATCAAATTGCAAACTTCCTCTGTCCA GGTAACTATGTTGTTTCTGGAGGTGTGAAAGCAGTGGAAGCTAAGGCAAAGTCATTTAAGGCTCGAATGATGGTTAATTGCTCCTAG